In Streptomyces hawaiiensis, one genomic interval encodes:
- a CDS encoding SLATT domain-containing protein — protein sequence MFGRRRAADMTVSELTELDRSRTRADLLWELFRHAEAEVTSAIGWYLARRRGPSLWSRSLRALATLLGVVGTLTPLVHAASPTAVQPEWGFVFLAGGAGCVLFDRIFGFSASWTRYIRAEMALQQILKKAQSDWAQAFLRTTDSPSDKEQAALLGVIERLRTDAQRIIEDEGAAWVGYLADGVEELTRSTSSATGQRSHTAGLFRLDRTPGRDRGGEVPVPRSRDTAM from the coding sequence ATGTTCGGACGACGCAGGGCTGCGGACATGACGGTGTCCGAGCTGACCGAGCTGGACCGGTCGCGCACGCGGGCCGATCTGCTGTGGGAGCTGTTCCGGCATGCCGAGGCGGAGGTGACGTCGGCGATCGGCTGGTATCTGGCGCGGCGCCGGGGACCGTCGCTGTGGTCGCGTTCCCTGCGGGCGCTCGCCACGCTGCTGGGCGTCGTCGGCACGCTCACGCCGCTGGTGCACGCGGCCTCGCCCACGGCCGTGCAGCCCGAGTGGGGCTTCGTGTTCCTGGCCGGCGGGGCGGGCTGCGTGCTCTTCGACCGGATCTTCGGGTTCTCGGCGTCCTGGACCCGCTACATCCGCGCGGAGATGGCGTTGCAGCAGATCCTCAAGAAGGCGCAGTCCGACTGGGCGCAGGCGTTCCTCAGGACCACCGACTCCCCCAGCGACAAGGAGCAGGCCGCCCTGCTCGGGGTGATCGAGCGGCTGCGGACCGACGCGCAGCGGATCATCGAGGACGAGGGCGCGGCGTGGGTCGGCTATCTGGCCGACGGCGTCGAGGAGCTGACCCGCTCCACCAGCAGCGCCACCGGCCAGCGCTCCCACACGGCGGGCCTCTTCCGCCTCGACCGGACCCCCGGCCGTGACCGGGGCGG